A single genomic interval of Lacrimispora sphenoides JCM 1415 harbors:
- a CDS encoding AI-2E family transporter — protein sequence MEKFDGIINNTLVKKILSIVLLVLFMYFFRGMLNQLLLIFIVTFIFGQLQKFIYDKVNSRMKISRKLITIFMYIIIVLFFTISGIVYIPKVTQQLFDIIGLISTFDLSQVQSKFDINLMNIIPEDQIDAYIRLAENHLLGFVATAGTFSINLLMSFLISFLFLLEKDEIVTFFGHMEQSKVSFLYEYFKFYGKKFLNSFGKVIELQIVIACINSFLSVLALTIMGFPQTLGLGAMIFILGLIPVAGVIISMIPLTIIAFNIGGAIKIVEVIVMIVVLHSLETYVLNPKLMSAKTKIPVFLVFIILMVSEHYIGVWGLLFGIPLFMFFLDILDIKVGTNNR from the coding sequence ATGGAAAAGTTTGATGGAATTATCAATAATACACTTGTAAAAAAGATCTTAAGTATCGTATTGCTGGTTTTGTTTATGTATTTCTTTCGAGGCATGCTGAATCAGCTTTTACTTATTTTTATAGTTACATTTATTTTTGGTCAGCTCCAAAAATTTATTTATGATAAAGTAAATTCCCGTATGAAAATCAGCCGTAAACTGATTACTATTTTTATGTACATTATAATTGTATTGTTTTTCACGATATCCGGTATTGTCTATATTCCAAAGGTTACCCAGCAGCTATTTGATATCATCGGTTTGATTTCCACCTTTGATTTGAGCCAGGTTCAGTCAAAATTCGACATTAATCTGATGAATATCATTCCAGAGGATCAGATCGACGCTTATATCCGGTTAGCGGAAAACCATCTTTTGGGGTTTGTAGCTACAGCAGGTACTTTTAGTATCAATTTATTAATGTCATTCTTGATAAGCTTTCTTTTCTTACTGGAAAAGGATGAAATCGTTACGTTTTTTGGACACATGGAACAGAGCAAAGTTTCCTTCCTGTATGAATACTTTAAGTTCTATGGGAAAAAGTTTTTAAATTCTTTCGGTAAAGTAATAGAATTGCAGATCGTAATTGCATGCATTAACTCTTTTCTGTCTGTGCTGGCCCTGACAATTATGGGATTTCCGCAGACATTGGGGCTTGGAGCCATGATCTTTATACTGGGACTGATTCCTGTTGCCGGGGTGATCATATCCATGATTCCCCTTACAATTATCGCATTTAACATTGGAGGCGCCATAAAAATCGTTGAAGTTATTGTGATGATTGTTGTTCTCCATTCTTTGGAAACCTATGTGTTGAACCCTAAATTAATGTCTGCAAAAACAAAGATTCCCGTATTTTTGGTGTTTATTATACTAATGGTGAGCGAACATTATATTGGAGTCTGGGGTCTGCTTTTTGGCATTCCGCTGTTCATGTTTTTCCTGGATATTTTAGATATTAAGGTAGGGACAAATAATCGCTAG
- the dcd gene encoding dCTP deaminase yields the protein MILSDKTILRMLEDKTLTISPMEKHQIQPASVDIRLGNTFCVVEDTSNGIISLNDEIRYKTIETDRYLLLPGQFVLATTMEYFSLPDNLTAFVEGRSSLGRLGLFIQNAGWVDPGFKGEITLELFNANRCAIELCAGRRVGQLVFAQLDDHALNPYNGKYQGQKGATASKVFMDMDL from the coding sequence ATGATTTTATCTGATAAAACAATTCTTCGGATGCTAGAGGATAAAACGCTTACGATATCACCAATGGAAAAGCACCAGATCCAGCCTGCCAGCGTAGACATCAGACTTGGGAATACGTTTTGTGTCGTAGAGGATACTAGCAATGGGATTATTTCCTTAAATGATGAAATTCGATATAAAACCATTGAAACGGATCGGTATTTGCTTCTGCCCGGACAGTTTGTACTTGCTACCACCATGGAATATTTCTCTTTGCCAGATAATCTGACGGCCTTTGTGGAGGGCCGCAGTTCCTTAGGAAGGCTGGGGCTGTTTATTCAAAATGCAGGCTGGGTGGATCCGGGATTTAAAGGCGAAATCACATTAGAACTTTTTAACGCAAACAGATGTGCGATCGAGCTATGTGCAGGCCGCCGTGTAGGTCAGCTTGTTTTTGCACAATTAGATGATCATGCTTTAAATCCGTACAACGGAAAATATCAGGGTCAAAAGGGTGCAACGGCTTCAAAAGTTTTTATGGATATGGATTTGTAA
- a CDS encoding LCP family protein: MERIDYSIMDYEDELDRMRDRKSREGSKRTRSADKTPPTGKKRQPQTVRGDRTYYSTGDGRNPRVRYNGPQNGAKHKSDKKRKRKHKQRVILMELVILALVLFGVFFLFKQRTHQKGYWTIAVFGVDSRDGKLEKGALSDVEMICNIDKATGEIKLVSVFRDTYLKIDSKGTYHKINEAYFKGGHKQAVDALNENLDLNIDDYATFNWKAVADAINILGGVDLEITDSEFAYINGFITETVNSTGIGSYQLKKAGMNHLDGVQAVAYSRLRLMDTDFNRTERQRKVISLAMEKAKNADFGTLSTLVSTVFPQVSTSIGMNDVLSIAKGINKYHIGETNGFPFSRTTMKIGRMDCVIPTTLESNVSQLHQFLYNKADYSPSSTVKKISDKIAQESGMKDPGKNAPSGGSSGGKKKDTSSSKDTAPAKTEAATEESVKETTAESTKEAIPETTEQERTEVPTNDDGSLVGPGANIKETKEEKKPEKETEKEKETKPEKETEENPGVQEGPGSGGEIGPGV; encoded by the coding sequence TTGGAAAGGATTGATTACTCGATCATGGATTATGAGGATGAATTAGACCGTATGCGGGACCGCAAAAGCCGGGAGGGCAGTAAAAGGACGAGGAGCGCAGATAAAACTCCTCCGACAGGGAAAAAACGCCAGCCGCAGACGGTAAGAGGAGATAGAACCTATTATAGTACAGGTGACGGAAGAAATCCGCGAGTCCGATATAATGGACCGCAAAACGGCGCCAAACATAAATCGGATAAAAAACGGAAACGCAAACACAAGCAGCGAGTCATATTAATGGAGCTTGTAATTTTGGCGCTGGTACTATTTGGCGTATTTTTTCTGTTTAAACAGCGCACCCATCAGAAAGGTTATTGGACCATTGCCGTTTTTGGCGTTGATTCCCGGGACGGAAAGCTTGAAAAGGGAGCTCTGTCCGATGTAGAGATGATCTGCAACATCGATAAGGCTACCGGTGAGATAAAACTGGTATCGGTATTCAGGGATACATATTTAAAGATTGACAGCAAAGGAACCTATCACAAGATTAATGAGGCCTATTTTAAAGGCGGCCATAAACAGGCAGTGGATGCTCTAAATGAGAATCTGGATCTTAACATCGACGATTATGCAACCTTTAACTGGAAAGCAGTTGCTGATGCCATTAACATACTTGGTGGGGTCGATTTGGAAATTACAGATTCAGAATTCGCCTATATCAACGGTTTTATTACGGAAACTGTTAATTCCACCGGAATCGGCTCTTATCAGTTGAAAAAAGCAGGAATGAACCATTTAGATGGCGTACAAGCTGTGGCCTATTCCAGACTCCGTCTCATGGATACGGACTTTAACCGGACAGAGCGCCAGCGCAAGGTGATAAGCCTTGCAATGGAAAAAGCGAAAAATGCTGATTTTGGAACATTAAGCACTCTGGTTTCTACCGTATTCCCACAGGTATCTACCAGCATTGGCATGAATGATGTTCTGTCCATAGCCAAAGGAATCAACAAATATCACATAGGAGAAACAAACGGTTTCCCATTTTCACGCACTACCATGAAGATCGGCAGAATGGATTGTGTTATCCCTACCACATTAGAGAGTAACGTCAGCCAGCTTCACCAGTTTCTTTATAATAAGGCTGATTATTCTCCATCATCAACGGTGAAAAAGATCAGCGACAAGATCGCCCAGGAAAGCGGCATGAAAGATCCTGGAAAGAATGCTCCATCCGGCGGAAGTTCAGGAGGCAAGAAAAAAGATACTTCGTCATCAAAAGATACCGCTCCTGCAAAAACGGAAGCTGCCACTGAAGAAAGTGTGAAAGAGACCACGGCAGAAAGCACGAAAGAAGCGATTCCGGAAACAACCGAGCAGGAGAGGACGGAAGTTCCCACCAACGATGACGGAAGCCTGGTTGGGCCTGGGGCCAATATAAAGGAAACAAAGGAAGAAAAGAAACCGGAGAAAGAAACGGAAAAGGAAAAGGAAACAAAGCCGGAAAAAGAAACCGAAGAAAATCCGGGAGTACAGGAAGGACCGGGATCTGGCGGAGAGATCGGTCCTGGAGTATAA
- a CDS encoding Cof-type HAD-IIB family hydrolase, which produces MIRLVASDMDGTLLNRYGKVSSLTIAAIEALKRKNIGFVVCTGRNFADAYSPLKEAGISYDIICMNGAAVFDSYGRQLRKQPLLKGQVSRILDICRPFSVLYDFMTEEGSYTTSTMEDFRKSFEDKIFLPMVSDEHTYETIVKRFQFTTEVVLLGSSWEIYKMSVVHENPEILMQIRCTLEKEEGISVASSAPSNLELTHIGAQKGSVLMEYAASANIHPREILAIGDSENDLSMLSLPLGYTIAMGNASEVIKRSARLITRNNDEDGVAVAIDSLILSEAAANY; this is translated from the coding sequence ATGATACGATTAGTAGCATCTGACATGGATGGAACTCTTTTAAACCGATATGGAAAGGTTTCCTCCTTAACTATTGCCGCCATTGAAGCTCTTAAACGGAAGAACATCGGTTTTGTTGTCTGCACCGGCAGAAATTTTGCCGATGCCTACAGCCCCCTAAAGGAAGCTGGAATTTCCTATGATATTATCTGTATGAACGGTGCTGCTGTTTTCGACAGTTATGGAAGACAGCTGCGAAAACAACCGCTGTTAAAAGGCCAGGTAAGCCGCATTCTTGATATTTGCCGGCCGTTTTCAGTTCTTTATGATTTTATGACAGAAGAGGGAAGTTACACTACCTCCACCATGGAAGATTTTCGAAAAAGCTTTGAGGATAAGATTTTTCTTCCCATGGTTTCCGATGAGCATACCTATGAGACCATTGTAAAACGGTTTCAATTTACAACAGAAGTAGTGCTGCTTGGATCTTCATGGGAGATATATAAAATGTCTGTTGTCCATGAAAATCCGGAGATCTTAATGCAGATCCGCTGCACTCTGGAAAAAGAAGAAGGAATCTCAGTTGCTTCATCAGCCCCCTCCAATCTGGAACTGACTCACATAGGTGCGCAAAAGGGATCTGTCCTGATGGAATATGCGGCAAGCGCCAACATCCATCCCAGGGAAATCCTTGCCATTGGAGACAGTGAAAACGACCTTTCCATGCTCAGCCTTCCTCTGGGATATACCATAGCCATGGGCAATGCCTCGGAAGTGATAAAGCGCAGCGCACGCCTCATAACCAGAAATAATGATGAAGATGGGGTTGCAGTCGCCATAGACTCTTTGATCCTTTCGGAAGCAGCCGCAAATTATTGA
- a CDS encoding glycerophosphodiester phosphodiesterase, which translates to MRTKVWAHRGASAYAPENTLEAFELAIRQKADGIELDIQMTKDGKLAVIHDETIDRTCNGTGYVKDFTMEELKRFRCSKIQPEFGTSVIPELIEVLELVKPFDLNVNIELKTGVFRYKGIEKEALAQVKKAGLEERVIYSSFHHPSIVKVKKLNPKALTGLLFSDGFINVPGYAKLIGADALHPSLNHLRTKKLIKEAGKKKLPLHVWTVNDKNMMEYLAEQEIEAIITNYPDIAKEIVDKKGKSNDTISSI; encoded by the coding sequence ATGAGAACAAAAGTTTGGGCTCACAGAGGCGCTTCCGCTTATGCGCCGGAAAATACACTGGAGGCTTTTGAACTGGCCATCAGGCAGAAAGCAGACGGAATTGAACTGGATATACAGATGACAAAGGATGGAAAGCTGGCAGTCATACACGATGAGACCATTGACCGCACCTGTAATGGCACCGGTTATGTAAAAGATTTCACCATGGAAGAACTAAAAAGGTTTCGCTGCAGCAAAATCCAGCCGGAATTTGGCACCTCAGTCATTCCTGAACTGATCGAAGTATTGGAGCTTGTAAAGCCTTTTGATCTCAATGTTAATATTGAGCTGAAGACAGGAGTCTTCCGCTACAAAGGTATTGAGAAGGAAGCATTAGCACAGGTGAAAAAAGCTGGGTTGGAGGAACGGGTCATCTATTCCTCCTTCCATCACCCCAGCATTGTGAAGGTGAAGAAATTAAATCCCAAAGCATTAACCGGACTTCTTTTTTCAGATGGTTTTATTAATGTTCCAGGATACGCAAAATTAATAGGGGCAGATGCACTTCATCCATCTCTCAACCACCTCCGGACTAAAAAACTGATTAAGGAAGCAGGAAAGAAGAAGCTTCCTCTTCATGTATGGACCGTGAATGATAAAAACATGATGGAATACCTTGCAGAGCAGGAAATCGAAGCAATCATAACCAATTACCCTGATATTGCAAAGGAAATTGTAGACAAGAAAGGAAAATCAAATGATACGATTAGTAGCATCTGA
- a CDS encoding ABC transporter substrate-binding protein — MKKRALAMSMAVMMAAGALSGCARQTGTETSSAGSTAVEAQTTAAQTAESSGSPASTTITFWHSMGGVNGEAIDTLVTKFNKENTSGITVEAQYQGSYDDAINKLKSAQIGNMGADLVQIYDIGTRFMIDSGWVIPMQELINEDHWDLTQVEPNIAAYYTVNGNLYSMPFNSSTPILYYNKDIFTKAGITEIPDSLPGIVKIGDDLIGKGGAGVVISLGIYGWFFEQFTCKQQAQYADNGNGREEAATAVDFDKNGAGVKTLAAWKDLADKGYAPNVGRGGDAGLADFSAGKAAMTLGSTASLKQILNDVNGKFEVGTAYFPKVSDDDKGGVSIGGGSLWALNNEDPAKQQAVWEFVKFLVSPESQAYWNSQTGYFPVTVAAHNEAVFKDNIAQYPQFKTAIDQLHDSTPQSAGALLSVFPEARQIVETEIENMINNKGTPENAVAKMAESINKSIEDYNLINN, encoded by the coding sequence ATGAAGAAAAGAGCACTTGCCATGAGTATGGCAGTCATGATGGCAGCAGGGGCATTGTCCGGCTGCGCCAGGCAGACAGGAACAGAAACGAGCAGCGCCGGTTCGACCGCTGTGGAAGCTCAGACGACTGCCGCCCAGACTGCTGAAAGCTCTGGCAGCCCGGCAAGCACCACCATAACCTTCTGGCATTCAATGGGAGGTGTAAACGGAGAAGCCATCGATACTCTAGTAACGAAATTCAATAAGGAAAACACTTCCGGCATTACCGTAGAAGCTCAGTATCAAGGCAGCTATGACGATGCTATCAACAAGCTGAAAAGTGCTCAGATCGGCAATATGGGCGCTGATCTGGTCCAGATTTATGATATCGGTACCCGTTTCATGATCGATTCCGGCTGGGTCATTCCCATGCAGGAGCTGATTAATGAGGATCATTGGGATTTAACTCAGGTGGAACCAAACATTGCAGCCTATTACACCGTAAATGGAAATTTGTATTCCATGCCTTTTAATTCCTCTACCCCGATTCTCTATTATAATAAAGACATCTTTACGAAAGCCGGCATCACGGAAATTCCTGACAGCCTTCCGGGAATTGTAAAGATCGGTGACGATCTTATTGGAAAGGGCGGAGCAGGAGTGGTAATATCCTTAGGTATTTATGGCTGGTTCTTTGAGCAATTCACCTGCAAGCAGCAGGCTCAGTATGCCGACAATGGAAACGGAAGAGAAGAAGCGGCAACGGCTGTAGATTTCGATAAAAACGGAGCCGGTGTCAAGACCTTAGCAGCATGGAAGGACTTAGCGGATAAGGGTTATGCTCCTAATGTCGGACGAGGCGGTGATGCAGGGCTTGCTGACTTCAGTGCAGGCAAAGCGGCTATGACTCTTGGATCCACTGCATCTTTAAAGCAGATATTAAATGATGTGAACGGCAAATTCGAGGTTGGGACCGCATATTTTCCTAAGGTGAGCGACGATGATAAAGGCGGCGTTTCTATTGGAGGAGGTTCCTTATGGGCATTAAATAATGAGGATCCGGCAAAGCAGCAGGCTGTATGGGAATTTGTGAAATTCCTTGTTTCCCCGGAAAGCCAGGCCTACTGGAATTCCCAGACTGGTTATTTTCCTGTTACGGTTGCCGCTCACAATGAAGCTGTGTTTAAAGATAATATCGCACAATACCCTCAGTTTAAAACAGCCATTGATCAGCTTCATGATTCCACCCCTCAGTCCGCCGGAGCACTTCTCAGTGTATTCCCTGAAGCAAGGCAGATCGTGGAGACAGAGATCGAGAACATGATCAACAACAAGGGGACCCCGGAAAATGCAGTTGCTAAGATGGCAGAAAGCATTAATAAGTCCATTGAAGACTATAATCTTATTAACAATTAA
- a CDS encoding carbohydrate ABC transporter permease produces MNRDELEKLKQSANQKALFRRRAGKLALVIINLAVSIFVLLPLLYAVSIAFMPSSELFTTDMNLIPGNPTLENFRQAMVKIPLNRFIVNSFFVAGCITFGQILSCSLAAFSFSFLDFKGKNLLFMIVMATMMIPGEATIISNYLTVSGLQWLDSYKVLIIPYLTSAMGIFLFRQFYKSFPVSLYESARIDGCSNLRFIYSLLIPLTKSAIGAMAVYTFINAWNMYMWPLLVTGSDRMRTVQIGIGMLDSVDSQSISMMIAGVVMIIIPSISVFIAGQRQLIRGMFSGAVKG; encoded by the coding sequence GCGGGTAAGCTGGCTCTTGTAATCATAAACCTGGCCGTGTCCATCTTTGTTTTGCTTCCGCTCTTGTATGCGGTGAGCATTGCATTCATGCCTTCCAGTGAACTGTTCACAACTGATATGAACTTAATCCCAGGGAATCCGACCCTTGAGAACTTTCGTCAGGCCATGGTTAAAATCCCCTTAAACCGGTTTATTGTCAATTCCTTTTTTGTGGCAGGCTGTATCACATTCGGACAGATCTTATCCTGTTCCCTGGCGGCATTTTCTTTTTCCTTTCTGGACTTTAAGGGGAAAAATCTGCTGTTCATGATTGTCATGGCAACTATGATGATCCCGGGAGAGGCCACCATCATCTCTAATTATTTGACCGTAAGCGGGTTACAATGGCTTGACAGCTATAAGGTGCTGATTATTCCTTATCTTACCTCAGCCATGGGAATTTTTCTATTCCGGCAGTTTTATAAATCTTTTCCTGTATCCTTATATGAGTCCGCAAGAATTGACGGTTGTTCCAACTTAAGATTTATTTACAGCCTCCTGATTCCTCTTACCAAATCAGCAATCGGGGCCATGGCAGTCTATACCTTTATCAATGCCTGGAACATGTATATGTGGCCTCTTCTTGTTACCGGCTCTGACCGAATGAGAACGGTTCAGATTGGAATCGGCATGCTGGACAGCGTGGACTCCCAGTCCATTTCCATGATGATCGCCGGTGTTGTCATGATCATCATTCCATCTATCTCTGTTTTCATTGCAGGGCAGAGACAATTGATCCGTGGTATGTTCTCAGGAGCAGTCAAAGGCTGA